One window from the genome of Streptomyces sp. WZ-12 encodes:
- a CDS encoding HoxN/HupN/NixA family nickel/cobalt transporter: MTRAEWGRMAGMAGFILALHVIGWFTLVAIVAPEHYSLGTKSFGIGIGVTAYTLGMRHAFDADHIAAIDNTTRKLMHEGQRPLSVGFWFSLGHSSVVFGLAFLLSLGIKALAGPVKDDNSQLHAITGLIGTTVSGVFLYLIAAINIVILVGLWGVFRRMRAGDFDEAALEEQLNNRGLMNRILGRVMKSITKPWQMYPLGLLFGLGFDTATEVALLVLAGSGAASGLPWYAILCLPVLFAAGMSLLDTIDGSFMNFAYGWAFSKPVRKVYYNLTITGLSVAVALIIGTVELLGLLADKLGLHGWFWDWIGGLDLNAIGFAIVGLFFLTWVVALAVWKFGRIEEKWTVNVRPAPAERTTD; encoded by the coding sequence ATGACCCGCGCCGAGTGGGGGCGGATGGCCGGCATGGCCGGCTTCATCCTCGCGCTGCACGTGATCGGCTGGTTCACCCTGGTGGCGATCGTGGCCCCGGAACACTACAGCCTGGGCACCAAGAGCTTCGGCATCGGCATCGGCGTCACCGCGTACACCCTCGGCATGCGCCACGCCTTCGACGCCGACCACATCGCCGCCATCGACAACACCACCCGGAAGCTGATGCACGAGGGGCAGCGCCCGCTCTCGGTCGGCTTCTGGTTCTCACTGGGGCACTCCAGCGTCGTCTTCGGGCTGGCCTTCCTGCTGTCGCTCGGCATCAAGGCGCTCGCCGGACCGGTCAAGGACGACAACTCCCAACTGCACGCGATCACCGGGCTGATCGGCACCACCGTCTCCGGCGTCTTCCTGTACCTCATCGCCGCGATCAACATCGTGATCCTGGTCGGGCTCTGGGGCGTCTTCCGGCGGATGCGCGCCGGCGACTTCGACGAGGCGGCGCTGGAGGAGCAGCTCAACAACCGCGGCCTGATGAACCGCATCCTGGGCCGGGTGATGAAGTCGATCACCAAGCCCTGGCAGATGTACCCGCTCGGCCTGCTCTTCGGGCTCGGCTTCGACACCGCCACCGAGGTCGCGCTGCTGGTCCTGGCCGGCTCCGGCGCCGCCTCCGGCCTGCCCTGGTACGCCATCCTCTGCCTGCCGGTGCTCTTCGCGGCCGGCATGAGCCTGCTGGACACCATCGACGGCTCGTTCATGAACTTCGCCTACGGCTGGGCCTTCTCCAAGCCGGTCCGCAAGGTCTACTACAACCTCACCATCACCGGCCTGTCGGTCGCCGTGGCCCTGATCATCGGCACCGTGGAGCTGCTCGGCCTGCTCGCCGACAAGCTGGGGCTGCACGGCTGGTTCTGGGACTGGATCGGCGGACTGGACCTCAACGCCATCGGCTTCGCCATCGTCGGCCTGTTCTTCCTCACCTGGGTCGTCGCCCTCGCGGTGTGGAAGTTCGGCCGCATCG